From Ammospiza caudacuta isolate bAmmCau1 chromosome 31, bAmmCau1.pri, whole genome shotgun sequence, one genomic window encodes:
- the LOC131569716 gene encoding uridylate-specific endoribonuclease C-like, producing MSRPWRVIATAEGAIGAIGAAKSDSGPGAGAAMAPWLLWLLLVIGTGTGTGGAPPEPRAVPEPPRAVPEPPRTVPEPRAVSDAELRELSEQLLAADSNRAGPGQLELNLEGSGRLFSRVSPSLLAVPTVSALLALLDNYEPQTGRAEAEPPEELREQRRFLEAALATPVLALLERFVLDKGLYPSAEAFRADLHSMWFGLYSRSKGQALDSSGFEHVFVGEVKKDAVSGCHNWVQLQALESAGRLQYLGYTWDGPWAAFPDVLSLRFRWDGHLKSRGSLLVGSSPEFDLALFTLCFLARPDSQCHISLGGEAATIQTYSWDKQRLVASAYPLTPQ from the exons ATGTCGCGACCTTGGCGCGTTATCGCGACAGCGGAAGGGGCGATAGGGGCGATAGGAGCGGCTAAAAGCGACagcgggcccggggcgggggcAGCGATGGCTCcgtggctgctgtggctgctgctggtgatCGGTACCGGCACCGGGACCGGGGGGGCTCCCCCTGAGCCCCGGGCGGTACCGGAGCCCCCTCGGGCGGTACCGGAGCCCCCTCGGACGGTACCGGAGCCCCGGGCGGTGTCGGACGCGGAGCTCCGGGAGCTCTCGGAGCAGTTGCTCGCCGCGGACTCGAaccgggctgggccggggcagctggagctgaaccTGGAGGGCTCGGGCAG GCTGTTCTCGCGGGTGTCGCCGTCgctcctggctgtccccacgGTCTCGgcgctgctggccctgctggacAATTACGAGCCCCAGACGGGCCGGGCTGAGGCGGAGCCGCCGGAGGAGCTGCGGGAGCAGCGGCGCTTCCTGGAGGCCGCGCTGGCCACGccggtgctggcgctgctcgAGCGCTTCGTGCTCGACAAAG ggctgtacCCCTCGGCCGAGGCGTTCCGGGCCGATCTCCACTCCATGTGGTTCGGGCTCTACTCGCGCTCCAAAGGACAGGCGCTGGACTCGTCCGGCTTCGAGCACGTCTTCGtgg GGGAGGTGAAGAAGGACGCGGTGTCCGGGTGTCACAACTGGGTACAGCTGCAGGCGCTGGAGAGCGCGGGGAGGCTGCAGTACCTGGGCTACACCTGGGACGGGCCC TGGGCGGCCTTCCCGGACGTGCTGTCGCTGCGGTTCCGCTGGGACGGGCACCTCAAATCGCGGGGGTCGCTCCTGGTGGGCTCCAGCCCCGAGTTCGACCTGGCGCTGTTCACGCTCTGCTTCCTGGCACGGCCCGACAGCCA
- the TSPAN31 gene encoding tetraspanin-31, whose protein sequence is MVCGGFACSRNALCALNVVYVLVGVLLVAVAGWARGLAGGSSPPLLGGAFAVGVFLLLIAALGLLGALRHHQVLLFFYVLILGLVFLCQLGVSCACLALGRDAQVGALLRSAWPLLSGAARGELQLRLGCCGLGEPPGTPTPGSPPGLEPPWGPPNCPARCQFPPGGAPPCPPCAPQLLQHSEQALRILGGVGLFFSFTEVLGVWLALRFRNQRDPRANPGAFL, encoded by the exons ATGGTCTGCGGAGGCTTCGCCTGTTCGCGCAACGCGCTCTGCGCCCTCAACGTGGTTTATGTG CTGgtgggggtgctgctggtggccgTGGCGGGCTGGGCGCGGGGCCTGGCCGGGGGTTCCAGCCCCCCCCTGCTCGGAGGAGCCTTCGCCGTCGGAGTCTTCCTCCTGCTGATCGCGGCGCTGGGGCTGCTCGGGGCCCTGCGGCACCACCAGGTCCTGCTCTTCTTC TACGTGCTGATCCTGGGCCTGGTGTTCCTGTGCCAGCTCGGCGTGTCCTGCGCCTGCCTCGCCCTGGGCCGCGACGCTCAGGTGG GAGCGCTGCTGCGCTCGGCCTGGCCGCTGCTGagcggggcggcgcggggggagctgcagctccgGCTCGGCTGCTGCGGTTTGGGGgagccccccgggacccccaccCCGGGCAGCCCCCCCGGCCTGGAGCCCCCCTGGGGACCCCCGAACTGCCCCGCT AGGTGCCAGTTCCCCCCGGGGGGGGCCCCGCCGTGCCCCCCCTGCGccccccagctgctgcagcactcgGAGCAGGCGCTGAGGATCCtggggggggtcgggctgtTCTTCAGCTTCACCGAG GTTCTGGGGGTCTGGCTCGCCCTGCGCTTCCGGAACCAGCGCGACCCCCGCGCCAACCCCGGAGCCTTCCTATAg
- the LOC131569718 gene encoding LOW QUALITY PROTEIN: 25-hydroxyvitamin D-1 alpha hydroxylase, mitochondrial (The sequence of the model RefSeq protein was modified relative to this genomic sequence to represent the inferred CDS: deleted 1 base in 1 codon): MSPGLRLPARAALLSRSPPEPGLPPRAPPVPAAPSPPSRSPPEPSRPRGLAEMPGPSSAAFIFELLCRGGVRRLHEMQVHGRSRFGPVWRARFGPVLTVHVAEPALVAQVLRQEGPEPRRALSCPWKQHRELRGAPGGLLTLEGDAWRGSRRLLARALLRPGAAEAFALPVAAAVTELVARLRRLRRRHPRGLVRDIGTEFNRFGLEAISWVLFSSRLGCLGDPGDSGDSGDTEAVLQSVGAVLALTLVTMALPRPLLRLVPAPWDAFCHAWDQLFAFAKGHVDRRVAAVAARGPLAEGDTCVTDLLARERVPVTSIYGNVTELLLAGVDTVASTLAWSLYELARNPGAQAALHRQLATTERATAAATAAALGRLPLLRAVVKETLRLYPVIPANARVVPECDIRVGDYLVPRQTLITLCHYATSRDSRYFPAPDAFRPERWLRHGDTRHPFASLPFGLGPRSCVGRRLAELQLHMALAQILLRFEVRPEPGGGRVRPMTRTLLAPGAPISLRFLER, from the exons ATGTCCCCCGGTCTCCGCCTGCCCGCCCGGGCCGCGCTCCTGTCCCGCTCCCCGCCCGAGCCGGGGctcccccccagagcccctccggtccccgccgccccctccccgccctcCCGGAGCCCCCCGGAGCCCTCCCGGCCCCGGGGCCTGGCCGAGATGCCCGGACCGAGCTCCGCCGCCTTCATCTTCGAGCTGCTGTGCCGGGGCGGCGTGCGGAGGCTGCACGAGATGCAG GTGCACGGCCGGTCCCGGTTCGGCCCGGTGTGGCGGGCCCGCTTCGGGCCGGTGCTCACGGTTCACGTGGCCGAGCCCGCGCTCGTT GCCCAGGTGCTGCGGCAGGAGGGCCCCGAGCCCCGGCGCgccctcagctgcccctggaAACAGCACCGGGAGCtgcggggggcaccgggggggcTCCTGACCCT ggagggCGATGCGTGGCGCGGCTCCCGGCGGCTCCTGGCCCGGGCCCTGCTCCGCCCGGGCGCTGCCGAGGCCTTCGCGCTCCCGGTGGCCGCGGCCGTGACCGAGCTCGTGGCGCGGCtgcggcggctgcggcggcgCCACCCCCGGGGGCTCGTGCGCGACATCGGCACCGAATTCAACCGGTTCGGGCTCGAGG ccatCTCCTGGGTGCTGTTCTCCTCCCGCCTGGGCTGCcttggggaccctggggacagcggggacagcggtgACACCGAGGCCGTGCTGCAGAGCGTGGGGGCGGTGCTGGCGCTGACCCTGGTGACAATGGCACTGCCACGTCCCCTCCTGCGCCTCGTCCCCGCGCCCTGGGACGCCTTCTGCCACGCCTGGGACCAGCTCTTCGCCTTCg CCAAGGGACACGTGGACCGGCGCGTGGCCGCGGTGGCAGCGCGGGGGCCGCTGGCCGAGGGGGACACGTGTGTCACCGACCTGCTGGCCCGGGAGCGCGTCCCTGTCACCAGCATCTATGGGAACGTCAccgagctgctgctggccgggGTGGACACG GTGGCCAGCACGCTGGCATGGAGCCTGTACGAGCTGGCACGGAACCCGGGGGCGCAGGCGGCCCTGCACCGCCAGCT tgccaccACCGAGCGTGCCACTGCCGCTGCCACCGCCGCCGCGCTGGGACGGCTGCCACTGCTGCGGGCGGTGGTGAAGGAGACCCtcag GCTGTACCCCGTCATCCCGGCCAATGCCCGCGTTGTCCCCGAGTGTGACATCCGCGTCGGTGACTACCTGGTGCCACGCCAG ACCCTCATCACCCTGTGCCATTACGCCACATCCCGTGACAGCCGCTACTTCCCCGCGCCTGACGCCTTCCGCCCGGAGCGCTGGCTGCGccacggggaca CCAGGCACCCCTTTGCCTCCCTGCCCTTCGGCCTCGGCCCTCGCAGCTGCGTCGGGCGCCGCCTGGccgagctgcagctgcacatggcGCTGGCACAG atCCTGCTGCGCTTCGAGGTGCGGCCGGAGCCCGGGGGCGGCCGCGTGCGCCCCATGACCCGAACCCTGCTGGCCCCCGGGGCCCCCATCAGCCTGCGCTTCCTCGAGAGGTGA